Proteins from a genomic interval of Quercus lobata isolate SW786 chromosome 11, ValleyOak3.0 Primary Assembly, whole genome shotgun sequence:
- the LOC115968688 gene encoding auxin-responsive protein SAUR15-like, protein MGIHLPQIVLNAKQIIHRRSFNVPKGHFAIYVGEEEKNKKRFVVPISYLKHPLFQEMLSKAAEEFGFDHQMGGLTIPCAEEDFINLTSRLNSSRS, encoded by the coding sequence ATGGGTATTCATCTACCACAGATAGTTCTTAATGCCAAGCAAATTATTCATAGGAGGTCTTTTAATGTTCCGAAAGGCCATTTCGCGATATATGtaggagaggaagagaagaatAAGAAACGTTTTGTGGTTCCAATCTCTTATTTGAAGCATCCTTTGTTCCAAGAGATGTTGAGTAAGGCAGCAGAAGAGTTTGGTTTCGATCATCAAATGGGAGGTCTTACAATTCCATGTGCTGAAGAGGATTTTATTAATCTCACTTCTCGTTTAAATAGCTCGAGGAGCTAA